A single region of the Gorilla gorilla gorilla isolate KB3781 chromosome 1, NHGRI_mGorGor1-v2.1_pri, whole genome shotgun sequence genome encodes:
- the SETSIP gene encoding LOW QUALITY PROTEIN: protein SETSIP (The sequence of the model RefSeq protein was modified relative to this genomic sequence to represent the inferred CDS: inserted 1 base in 1 codon): MAPKRQSPLPLQKKKPRPPPALGLEETSASAGLPKKGEKEQQEAIEHIDEVQNEIDXNEQDSEEILKVEQKYNKLRQPFFQKRSELITKIQNFGVTTFVNHPQVSSLLGEEDEEALHYLTKVEVTEFEDIKSGYRIDFYFDENPYFENKVFSKEFHLNESGDPSSKSTKIKWKSGKDVTKRSSQMQNKASRKRQHEEPESFFTWFTDHSDAGADELEEVIKDDIWPNPLQYYLVPDMDDEEGGEDDDDDDDGNEGEEELEDIDEGDEDEGEEDEDDDEGEEGEEDEGEDD; this comes from the exons ATGGCCCCTAAACGCCAGTCTCCACTCCCACTTCAGAAGAAGAAACCAAGACCACCTCCTGCTCTGGGACTGGAGGAGACATCGGCCTCTGCAGGCTTGccgaagaagggagaaaaagaacagCAAGAAGCAATTGAACACATTGATGAAGTACAAAATGAAATAG TTAATGAACAAGACAGTGAGGAGATTTTGAAAGTAGAACAGAAATATAACAAACTCCGCCAACCATTTTTTCAGAAGAGGTCAGAATTGATCACCAAAATCCAAAATTTTGGGGTAACAACATTTGTCAACCATCCACAAGTGTCTTCACTGCTTGGGGAGGAGGACGAAGAGGCACTGCATTATTTGACTAAAGTTGAAGTGACAGAATTTGAAGATATTAAATCAGGTTAcagaatagatttttattttgatgaaaatccttactttgaaaataaagttttctccAAAGAATTTCATCTGAATGAGAGTGGTGATCCATCTTCAAAGTCCAccaaaatcaaatggaaatctgGAAAGGATGTGACGAAACGTTCAAGTCAAATGCAGAACAAAGCCAGCAGGAAGAGGCAGCATGAGGAACCAGAGAGCTTCTTCACCTGGTTTACTGATCATTCTGATGCAGGTGCTGATGAGTTAGAAGAGGTCATCAAAGATGATATTTGGCCAAACCCATTACAGTATTACTTGGTTCCTGATATGGATgatgaagaaggaggagaagatgatgatgatgatgatgatggtaatgaagGGGAGGAAGAATTAGAAGATATTGATGAAGGGGATGAGGATGAAGgtgaagaagatgaagatgatgatgaaggggaggaaggagaggaggatgaAGGAGAAGATGACTAA